The Erythrobacter sp. JK5 genome includes a region encoding these proteins:
- a CDS encoding response regulator transcription factor, whose protein sequence is MVENNGEGQRRDDAVVIALVDDDRNILTTVSIALQAEGFVTRLYSDGETALKALIENPPDLAVFDIKMPKMDGMELLRRVREHSPLPVIFLTSKDDEADEEAGLELGADDYLAKPFSLRLLIARIRAILRRADPSREFGAEPGEIEPVHPSIDRGRLYMDPARHHVTWNGRPVSLTVTEFLILEALAARPGVIKSRNQLMDAAYPDDVFVDDRTVDSHIKRMRRKFRAVDPEFGAIDTLYGAGYSFNDG, encoded by the coding sequence ATGGTCGAAAACAACGGGGAGGGGCAACGGCGCGACGATGCCGTGGTGATCGCGCTGGTCGACGACGATCGCAACATCCTTACCACCGTCTCGATCGCCCTCCAGGCCGAAGGATTCGTCACCCGCCTCTATTCCGATGGCGAGACGGCGCTGAAGGCGCTGATCGAAAACCCGCCCGATCTCGCGGTGTTCGATATCAAGATGCCCAAGATGGACGGGATGGAGCTGCTGCGCCGGGTGCGCGAGCATTCGCCGCTTCCGGTGATCTTCCTCACCAGCAAGGACGACGAGGCCGACGAGGAAGCCGGGCTGGAGCTGGGTGCGGACGATTACCTTGCCAAGCCGTTCAGCCTGCGCCTGCTGATCGCGCGCATTCGCGCCATCCTGCGACGCGCCGATCCGAGCCGCGAATTCGGTGCCGAGCCGGGCGAGATCGAACCGGTACACCCCAGCATCGATCGCGGACGGCTGTACATGGACCCGGCGCGCCATCACGTCACCTGGAACGGTCGCCCGGTCAGCCTGACGGTGACCGAGTTCCTGATCCTGGAAGCGCTGGCCGCGCGGCCCGGCGTCATCAAGAGCCGCAACCAGTTGATGGATGCCGCCTATCCCGACGACGTGTTCGTCGACGATCGCACGGTCGACAGCCATATCAAGCGGATGCGGCGCAAGTTCCGCGCGGTCGATCCCGAGTTCGGCGCGATCGATACCCTGTACGGCGCCGGATACAGCTTCAACGATGGCTGA
- a CDS encoding PTS sugar transporter subunit IIA — translation MIGLILVTHGRLAEQFVEAMQHVVGPQDGVATVCIGPHDDMEQRRAEIAKAIKQVEDGSGVIVLTDLFGGTPSNLAISLLEAGKVEVIAGINLPMLIRLAGARKSMSVVEAVEAAQTAGRNYITVASELLGHDTKSAASAAGGKG, via the coding sequence ATGATTGGCTTGATCCTGGTGACGCACGGCCGCTTGGCCGAGCAATTCGTGGAAGCGATGCAGCATGTCGTCGGCCCGCAGGACGGTGTCGCGACGGTCTGCATCGGCCCGCATGACGACATGGAACAGCGCCGCGCCGAAATCGCCAAGGCGATCAAGCAGGTCGAGGACGGCAGCGGCGTGATCGTGCTGACCGACCTGTTCGGCGGCACTCCATCAAATCTGGCGATCTCGCTGCTCGAAGCGGGAAAGGTCGAAGTCATCGCCGGGATCAACCTGCCGATGCTGATTCGCCTCGCCGGGGCGCGCAAATCGATGAGCGTGGTCGAAGCGGTCGAAGCGGCGCAGACGGCCGGTCGCAACTACATCACGGTCGCCAGCGAACTGCTCGGCCACGACACGAAATCGGCAGCGAGCGCTGCAGGCGGCAAGGGTTGA
- a CDS encoding RNA methyltransferase: MRKHISGFSNPTVKYLRSLRDKKHRKRAGQFLVEGLRLLEDARAGGRLPRQLVMAEGREPHELLTRLEGEVVAAGGEVIETTPDILSKITGKSNAQSVVGVFDEWDTSLGRIAREAAPIWLVAQALRDPGNLGTMLRTGDAVGAGGVILIDDCADPFSAEAVRASMGAVFTQQLAQARWEEFVPWLRGGAGQLVAASLRDAVPYRGAAYEAPCFILVGNESQGLPEAYEAECDLRVTMPMRGRADSLNAAVAGAVLAYEVLESLEGPS; the protein is encoded by the coding sequence ATGCGCAAGCACATCTCCGGATTTTCCAATCCCACGGTCAAGTACCTGCGCTCGCTGCGCGACAAGAAGCACCGCAAGCGCGCCGGGCAATTCCTGGTCGAGGGCCTTCGACTACTCGAGGATGCGCGCGCCGGTGGCCGCCTGCCGCGCCAGCTGGTGATGGCCGAGGGGCGCGAGCCGCATGAACTGCTGACCCGGCTCGAAGGCGAAGTCGTGGCAGCGGGCGGTGAAGTGATCGAGACGACGCCGGACATTCTTTCGAAGATCACCGGCAAGTCGAACGCGCAGAGCGTGGTCGGGGTGTTCGACGAATGGGACACGTCGCTCGGGCGGATCGCGCGCGAGGCGGCACCGATCTGGCTGGTGGCGCAGGCTTTGCGCGATCCCGGCAATCTCGGCACGATGTTGCGCACCGGCGATGCCGTCGGCGCGGGCGGGGTGATCCTGATCGACGATTGCGCCGATCCGTTCAGCGCCGAGGCCGTGCGCGCGAGCATGGGCGCGGTGTTCACGCAGCAGCTGGCGCAGGCGCGGTGGGAGGAATTCGTGCCGTGGCTGCGCGGGGGTGCCGGACAGCTGGTGGCCGCGAGCCTGCGCGATGCGGTGCCGTATCGGGGCGCGGCCTACGAGGCGCCGTGCTTCATCCTGGTCGGCAACGAATCGCAGGGTCTGCCCGAAGCCTACGAGGCTGAGTGCGATCTGCGGGTGACGATGCCGATGCGCGGCCGCGCCGACAGCCTCAACGCGGCGGTCGCGGGCGCGGTGCTGGCCTACGAAGTGCTGGAGAGCCTCGAAGGGCCAAGTTGA
- a CDS encoding HPr family phosphocarrier protein — translation MSELRRQITIVNQRGLHARASAKFVGAVAALSDGTQVRVAKGGHEAAGGSILGLMMLGAAKGDTVELIVAGDDAEAAFEQLGAMIEGGFGED, via the coding sequence ATGAGCGAATTGCGGCGTCAGATCACGATCGTGAACCAGCGCGGGCTCCATGCCCGAGCCAGCGCGAAGTTCGTCGGCGCGGTTGCCGCACTGTCCGACGGCACGCAGGTGCGCGTCGCCAAGGGCGGGCACGAGGCGGCAGGCGGCTCGATCCTCGGCCTGATGATGCTGGGCGCGGCGAAGGGCGACACGGTCGAACTGATCGTCGCAGGCGATGACGCCGAAGCGGCTTTCGAACAGCTCGGCGCGATGATCGAGGGCGGGTTTGGCGAAGACTGA
- a CDS encoding ATP-binding protein yields MAEIAVPPGSAEDSPSVGRGGERLSPVGRFSLTARILAVNILPLTVLGGGLFYLDTYRTQLINERFKLARIEAQITAEALAGATRERQEALLVQIGKEQRMRLRMFDAEGRLWADSFQLAEPSFTFDDISDDTWDQQFARWLDRTVDTIVSAEPVTDYVPREAETADAWPELVRAREERLSQVNLYDWRDGTPVITAAAPVGLNGATLLTVRNAVDITATVRSARTTLVTSVLLVLFASAMLSLYLARTIVTPLRQLATAAVKVRQGREREVEVPRLPERSDEIGLLARAVSDMTAALRHRIDAVDSFAADVAHEIKNPLASLRSAVESLPKVSDSDTRRELEQIITHDVRRIDRLVSEISDASRIDSEMSRAKLERIDMADLVRAIIGSREHRAENQDHRIELVTRGFAARVLGVGARLERVVENLLDNAVSFSPPDAPIEVIIDNDGDCVTLMVCDSGPGIPEDSREKVFQRFHSVRPDAEDFGNHSGLGLAIARTIAEAHDGSLAAEARPDGKPGACMRLRLPAT; encoded by the coding sequence ATGGCTGAGATCGCGGTTCCGCCCGGCAGTGCCGAGGATTCGCCCAGCGTCGGGCGAGGCGGCGAGCGGCTGAGCCCGGTTGGGCGGTTTTCGCTCACCGCGCGCATTCTCGCGGTCAACATCCTGCCGCTCACGGTGCTCGGCGGCGGGCTGTTCTATCTCGACACCTATCGCACCCAGCTGATCAACGAACGCTTCAAGCTCGCCCGGATCGAAGCGCAGATCACCGCCGAAGCGCTGGCAGGCGCCACCCGCGAGCGGCAGGAGGCGCTGCTGGTGCAGATCGGCAAGGAACAGCGGATGCGGCTGCGGATGTTCGACGCCGAGGGCCGCCTGTGGGCGGACAGTTTTCAGCTCGCCGAACCCTCTTTCACCTTCGACGACATCTCCGACGATACCTGGGACCAGCAATTCGCGCGCTGGCTCGACCGCACGGTCGACACGATCGTCAGCGCCGAACCGGTCACCGATTATGTCCCGCGCGAAGCGGAAACCGCGGATGCCTGGCCCGAACTGGTCCGCGCCCGCGAAGAGCGGCTGAGCCAGGTCAACCTCTACGATTGGCGCGATGGCACCCCGGTGATCACCGCAGCCGCCCCGGTAGGGCTGAACGGAGCGACCCTGCTGACCGTGCGCAACGCGGTGGACATCACCGCAACCGTGCGATCGGCGCGAACGACGCTGGTGACATCGGTGCTGCTGGTGCTGTTCGCATCAGCGATGCTGTCGCTCTATCTCGCGCGTACCATCGTCACCCCGTTGCGCCAGCTTGCAACCGCCGCGGTGAAGGTGCGGCAGGGTCGTGAGCGCGAGGTCGAGGTTCCGCGCCTGCCCGAACGCAGCGACGAAATCGGCCTGCTGGCCCGCGCGGTGTCCGACATGACGGCGGCGCTGCGCCACCGGATCGATGCGGTCGACAGTTTCGCCGCCGATGTCGCGCACGAGATCAAGAACCCGCTGGCAAGCCTGCGCAGCGCAGTCGAATCGCTTCCCAAGGTGAGCGACAGCGACACGCGGCGCGAGCTCGAACAGATCATCACCCACGACGTGCGCCGGATCGATCGGCTGGTTTCGGAGATCTCCGATGCGAGCCGGATCGATTCCGAGATGTCGCGCGCCAAGCTCGAACGGATCGACATGGCCGACCTGGTCCGCGCCATCATCGGCAGCCGCGAACACCGTGCCGAGAACCAGGACCACCGGATCGAGCTGGTCACCCGCGGTTTCGCCGCGAGGGTGCTCGGAGTGGGTGCACGGCTCGAACGGGTGGTCGAAAACCTGCTCGACAACGCGGTCTCGTTCTCGCCCCCGGATGCACCGATCGAGGTCATCATCGACAATGACGGGGATTGCGTCACGTTGATGGTGTGCGATTCCGGCCCCGGCATCCCGGAGGATTCGCGCGAGAAGGTGTTCCAGCGGTTCCATTCGGTGCGCCCCGATGCGGAGGATTTCGGCAACCATTCGGGCCTCGGCCTCGCCATCGCGCGGACCATCGCCGAAGCGCACGACGGATCGCTCGCTGCCGAAGCCCGGCCCGATGGCAAGCCGGGCGCGTGCATGCGGCTCCGGTTGCCGGCCACGTGA
- a CDS encoding HPr kinase/phosphorylase, translating to MSDGASLLIQASAVAISGRALLLEGPPGSGKSSLALALIDRGARLIGDDGVILTRQGERLIATPPPNTTGLIEIRNVGLIELPVAPPAPLALILSLAADAERLPDSAQERVFLGLGVPALAFTPGAIAPAVRAEWALHRHGLAPD from the coding sequence GTGAGCGACGGCGCAAGCCTCCTCATCCAGGCCAGCGCGGTCGCGATTTCGGGCCGTGCGCTCCTGCTCGAAGGGCCACCGGGAAGCGGCAAATCGAGCCTCGCGCTGGCGTTGATCGATCGCGGAGCCCGCCTGATCGGAGACGACGGGGTGATCCTGACCCGGCAAGGGGAGCGCCTGATCGCCACACCGCCGCCCAACACCACCGGCCTGATCGAAATCCGCAACGTTGGCCTGATCGAGTTGCCCGTCGCGCCGCCTGCGCCGCTGGCGCTGATCCTGTCGCTGGCCGCCGATGCCGAGCGGTTACCCGACAGCGCACAGGAGCGCGTGTTTCTGGGTCTCGGCGTCCCGGCCCTCGCCTTCACCCCGGGTGCGATCGCGCCGGCGGTGCGGGCGGAGTGGGCGTTGCATCGCCACGGCCTCGCACCCGATTGA
- the rapZ gene encoding RNase adapter RapZ, whose protein sequence is MAQAPDSLSTPPPDSAAGQRLLLLTGLSGAGKSTTLDVLEDLGWETIDNFPVRLLKRLVSRPDGQHGRLAIGFDSRTRGFVPSDIIALVKDLAERNDLTVSFMFLDCAGGEVERRYNETRRRHPMAQDRPLREGIAAERELLEPLRRWADIVVDTSDMSANDLQGHVRDLFGETSPETLTLTVSSFGFARGMPPLADLVFDMRFLDNPHWIEGLRELTGEDAPVAEHIERDPAFGPAFEQIHDLLLTLLPLYQAQGKAYVHVAFGCTGGRHRSVFTAERMAQGLREAGFSPTVRHRNLGSRAADELERERR, encoded by the coding sequence ATGGCTCAGGCCCCAGATTCCCTTTCCACCCCGCCGCCCGACTCCGCCGCAGGGCAGCGCCTGCTGCTGCTGACGGGCCTGTCGGGTGCCGGAAAATCGACCACGCTCGACGTGCTGGAGGATCTCGGTTGGGAGACGATCGACAATTTCCCGGTGCGCCTGCTCAAACGGCTCGTCTCCAGGCCGGACGGTCAGCATGGTCGCCTCGCGATCGGGTTCGATTCGCGCACCCGTGGATTCGTGCCAAGCGACATCATCGCGCTGGTCAAGGATCTGGCTGAGCGCAACGATCTGACGGTCAGTTTCATGTTTCTCGATTGCGCCGGCGGCGAGGTCGAACGGCGCTACAACGAGACCCGCCGCCGCCATCCGATGGCGCAGGACCGCCCCTTGCGCGAAGGGATCGCGGCCGAGCGCGAATTGCTCGAGCCGCTGCGGCGTTGGGCCGATATCGTCGTCGACACCAGCGACATGTCGGCCAACGATCTGCAGGGCCATGTCCGCGACCTGTTCGGCGAAACCAGCCCCGAAACCCTGACGCTGACGGTATCGAGCTTCGGTTTTGCACGCGGCATGCCCCCGCTCGCCGATCTCGTGTTCGACATGCGGTTTCTCGACAATCCGCACTGGATCGAAGGGTTGCGCGAACTGACCGGTGAGGATGCGCCGGTCGCCGAACATATCGAGCGCGATCCGGCCTTCGGCCCGGCATTCGAGCAGATTCACGACCTCCTGCTCACCCTGCTTCCGCTGTATCAGGCGCAGGGCAAGGCCTATGTCCATGTCGCATTCGGCTGTACCGGGGGGAGACATCGCTCGGTATTCACCGCCGAACGCATGGCCCAAGGCTTGCGCGAGGCCGGATTTTCGCCCACTGTCCGCCACCGCAACCTTGGCTCGCGCGCCGCCGACGAACTCGAACGCGAACGCCGCTGA